In Mucilaginibacter celer, one DNA window encodes the following:
- a CDS encoding glycoside hydrolase family 10 protein, translating into MHISQRLILLIVILFASLRATAQPAELVPAPVDVKMQPKREFRGVWIATVVNIDWPTNSKSPSDKQKQELINILNSHQETGINAVMLQVRPAADAFYAKSREPWSKYLTGKQGQGPTPAYDPLEFAIAEAHKRGMELHAWFNPYRATFDGNFAALSPQHITKIKPEWFFTYGGIKTFNPGLPEVRDYIVQVILDVVDNYDIDGVHMDDYFYPYPIAGQKINDDATFKQYGEGYDNIKDWRRHNVDLLIHMIADSVHAHDPNIKFGISPFGIWANKTQNEEGSETNGGSSYYENYADTRKWVQEGWIDYINPQLYWQIGNRAADFQKLLNWWGDNTFGRHLYIGQAAYRINERKVLAFKNPSQLPQQIQLIRDNPRVQGSVYFSSNSLTSNPLGFTDSLRDNYYQYPALPPVMLWRDSIPPNAPQQLTAKAIGRSVSLKWLTPTQAKDEEPVYGYVIYRFDDGEKINVDNPKNILKIKYDAALGYDDNTVVKGKTYFYVVTALDRMKNESERSPTIAVTVP; encoded by the coding sequence ATGCATATATCCCAACGCCTCATACTCCTGATTGTAATTCTGTTTGCAAGCCTCCGTGCAACCGCACAACCGGCCGAGCTTGTTCCCGCCCCGGTTGATGTTAAAATGCAGCCCAAACGCGAATTCAGGGGAGTATGGATAGCTACCGTAGTTAATATCGATTGGCCAACCAACTCCAAATCGCCATCCGATAAGCAAAAGCAGGAACTGATTAATATCCTCAACTCGCACCAGGAAACAGGTATTAACGCGGTGATGCTGCAGGTAAGGCCCGCTGCCGATGCTTTCTACGCCAAAAGCCGCGAGCCATGGTCAAAATATTTAACCGGAAAACAGGGGCAGGGGCCTACTCCTGCTTATGATCCGCTGGAGTTTGCCATTGCCGAGGCACACAAGCGTGGCATGGAACTGCATGCCTGGTTTAACCCCTACCGGGCCACTTTTGATGGTAATTTTGCAGCATTGAGTCCGCAGCATATCACCAAAATAAAGCCTGAGTGGTTTTTTACCTACGGCGGCATCAAAACCTTTAACCCGGGTTTGCCCGAGGTGCGCGATTATATTGTACAGGTGATACTGGATGTGGTTGATAATTATGATATCGACGGTGTACACATGGATGATTACTTTTATCCATATCCCATTGCCGGCCAAAAAATAAACGACGATGCAACCTTTAAGCAATACGGCGAAGGTTATGACAATATCAAAGACTGGCGCCGCCACAATGTTGATCTGCTGATCCACATGATTGCCGACAGCGTACATGCGCACGATCCTAACATTAAATTTGGTATCAGTCCGTTTGGCATCTGGGCAAACAAGACGCAAAATGAAGAGGGCTCGGAAACTAACGGAGGCTCGTCATATTATGAAAACTATGCCGATACCCGCAAATGGGTGCAGGAGGGCTGGATTGACTATATCAACCCACAGCTCTACTGGCAGATAGGCAACCGCGCTGCCGATTTTCAAAAGCTATTAAACTGGTGGGGCGATAATACCTTTGGCAGGCATTTATATATTGGCCAGGCCGCATATCGTATCAACGAGCGTAAGGTGCTGGCGTTTAAAAATCCATCACAACTGCCGCAACAGATTCAGCTGATTCGCGATAATCCGAGGGTACAGGGCAGCGTATACTTCAGTTCAAACTCGCTCACCAGCAATCCGCTGGGCTTTACCGACTCGCTGCGCGATAATTATTACCAGTACCCGGCCCTGCCGCCGGTAATGTTATGGCGCGATTCGATACCGCCTAATGCGCCGCAACAGCTAACCGCCAAAGCTATCGGCAGATCAGTTTCATTAAAATGGCTTACACCCACACAGGCCAAGGATGAAGAACCCGTTTATGGTTACGTGATTTACAGGTTTGATGATGGTGAAAAGATTAATGTGGATAACCCGAAAAACATCCTCAAAATAAAATACGATGCTGCATTAGGTTATGATGATAATACCGTGGTGAAGGGCAAAACCTATTTTTATGTGGTCACGGCGCTGGATAGGATGAAGAATGAGAGTGAGCGATCACCTACTATTGCGGTGACGGTACCGTAG
- the pyk gene encoding pyruvate kinase gives MELYYNRTKIVATMGPASAKKDVLLAMIKAGVNICRLNFSHGKPEDHKVVIDLIREINEQYKTNVGILADLQGPKIRIGLVKDGGIHLVNGTQIKITTHECIGNDEQIYITYPTFPQDVQANEIILLDDGKLQLKVIETNRADTVICEVVHGGILTSRKGVNLPNTKVSIPSLTEEDLINLEFALKQDVEWIGLSFVRTGEDIIDLKRIIARNGSAAKVIAKVEKPEAIENIDAIVAATDGVMVARGDLGVEMPLEEVPLLQKMIARKCRAASKPVIVATQMLESMITTPRPTRAEVNDVANSVLDGADAVMLSGETSVGEFPVIVIETMAKIVRNVEELGYPFNAPKEAVVKDPSSPNFLSNALCESAVHIAGQSNAAGIVSMTTSGYTAFEISSHRPKASTYIFTSNKQLLNALSLVWGVRTFYYDQLESTDQTIADVNNILKAEGLIKTGDVVVNTAATPIIKQGKTNTLKLSVIE, from the coding sequence ATGGAACTATACTATAATCGTACAAAAATTGTTGCCACCATGGGGCCGGCATCAGCTAAAAAAGATGTTTTATTAGCGATGATCAAGGCCGGTGTTAACATTTGCCGTCTTAATTTTTCGCACGGTAAGCCCGAAGATCATAAAGTAGTGATCGATCTTATCCGCGAAATTAACGAGCAATACAAAACCAACGTGGGCATCCTTGCCGATTTGCAGGGCCCTAAAATCCGTATCGGCCTTGTAAAAGACGGCGGTATTCACCTTGTAAACGGTACTCAGATTAAAATTACCACGCACGAGTGTATTGGTAATGATGAGCAGATTTACATCACTTACCCAACCTTCCCACAGGATGTACAGGCAAACGAAATTATTTTGCTTGATGATGGTAAACTGCAATTAAAAGTTATTGAAACCAACCGTGCCGATACTGTTATCTGCGAGGTTGTACATGGCGGTATCTTAACATCCCGTAAAGGTGTTAACCTGCCAAATACTAAAGTATCTATCCCAAGCTTAACCGAAGAGGATTTGATCAACCTTGAATTTGCCCTTAAACAGGATGTTGAATGGATAGGTTTATCATTTGTACGTACAGGCGAAGATATTATCGACCTGAAACGCATCATTGCCCGTAATGGTTCGGCAGCCAAAGTTATTGCCAAAGTTGAAAAGCCGGAGGCTATTGAAAATATTGATGCCATTGTTGCCGCTACAGACGGTGTGATGGTTGCCCGTGGCGACCTGGGTGTTGAAATGCCGCTTGAAGAAGTGCCTTTGCTGCAAAAAATGATTGCCCGTAAATGCCGTGCGGCTTCAAAACCGGTAATTGTTGCTACCCAGATGCTGGAGTCGATGATCACTACTCCGCGCCCAACCCGTGCCGAGGTGAATGACGTTGCCAACTCTGTACTTGACGGTGCCGATGCCGTGATGCTGAGCGGTGAAACATCTGTTGGTGAGTTCCCGGTTATCGTTATCGAAACTATGGCCAAAATTGTACGTAATGTTGAAGAGCTTGGCTATCCTTTCAATGCGCCTAAAGAGGCCGTTGTTAAAGACCCATCATCTCCAAACTTCCTGAGCAATGCCCTTTGCGAATCGGCGGTGCATATTGCCGGGCAAAGTAACGCTGCAGGTATCGTATCGATGACTACCTCGGGCTACACCGCTTTCGAAATTTCGAGCCACAGGCCTAAAGCCAGCACTTACATCTTTACTTCAAACAAACAGCTGTTAAACGCGCTGAGCCTGGTTTGGGGTGTGCGTACATTCTACTACGATCAGCTGGAAAGTACCGATCAAACTATTGCCGATGTAAACAATATTCTGAAAGCCGAAGGCTTGATTAAAACAGGCGATGTGGTTGTTAACACTGCTGCAACACCTATTATTAAACAAGGTAAAACCAATACGCTTAAATTAAGCGTTATTGAATAA
- the fabF gene encoding beta-ketoacyl-ACP synthase II — protein MEFKRVVVTGLGALTPIGNTVADYWNGLINGVSGAALIKSFDTEKFKTKFACEVKGFDADGFLGRKDARKLDPFVQYALFSTEEAVQDAGLDFSKLDTSRIGVIWGSGIGGLKTFLDEVMTFAKGDGTPRFNPFFIPKMIADIAPGHISIKYGLRGPNFTTVSACASSNNSLIDSFNYIRLGKANMFISGGSEAIINEAGIGGFNAMHALSTRNDDPATASRPFDLDRDGFVAGEGAGTIILEELEHAKARGAKIYAEMVGGGMSADAYHMTAPHPDGLGAAFVMRAALEDANLTPADIDYVNVHGTSTPIGDPQEVKAIQDVFGDDIYRINISSTKSMTGHLLGAAGAVEAIASILALKNGIIPPTINHFTDDPAFDPKINFTFNTAQKRDIRMVQSNGFGFGGHNASVIFKKYED, from the coding sequence ATGGAGTTTAAAAGAGTTGTAGTAACCGGGCTTGGAGCGCTTACTCCTATTGGTAATACCGTTGCAGATTACTGGAACGGCTTGATCAATGGAGTAAGTGGCGCTGCCTTGATTAAGAGTTTTGATACCGAAAAGTTCAAAACTAAATTCGCGTGCGAAGTGAAAGGCTTTGACGCGGATGGTTTTTTGGGCCGTAAAGACGCCCGTAAATTGGATCCTTTTGTTCAATACGCGCTCTTCTCAACCGAAGAAGCTGTACAGGATGCCGGATTAGATTTTTCGAAACTGGATACCAGCCGTATAGGCGTTATCTGGGGTTCGGGTATAGGCGGTTTAAAAACCTTCCTCGACGAGGTGATGACTTTTGCCAAAGGCGATGGTACTCCACGTTTTAACCCCTTCTTTATCCCTAAAATGATTGCCGACATAGCCCCCGGCCATATTTCTATTAAATATGGTTTGCGTGGACCTAACTTCACTACCGTTTCGGCATGTGCTTCATCAAATAACTCGCTTATCGATTCATTTAACTATATCCGTTTGGGTAAAGCTAATATGTTCATCAGCGGTGGTTCTGAAGCTATCATCAACGAAGCCGGTATCGGCGGTTTTAACGCTATGCACGCCCTGTCAACCCGTAACGACGATCCAGCAACAGCTTCACGCCCGTTTGATCTGGACCGCGACGGCTTTGTAGCAGGCGAAGGCGCAGGCACCATCATTTTAGAAGAATTAGAGCATGCTAAAGCCCGCGGCGCTAAAATATACGCCGAAATGGTGGGTGGCGGCATGAGCGCCGATGCTTACCACATGACAGCCCCTCACCCCGATGGTTTAGGTGCTGCATTTGTAATGCGCGCGGCCCTTGAAGATGCAAACTTAACACCTGCCGATATTGATTATGTGAACGTTCACGGCACATCAACCCCAATCGGTGATCCGCAGGAAGTAAAAGCAATACAGGATGTGTTTGGCGATGATATTTACCGTATCAACATTAGCTCAACCAAATCAATGACAGGTCACCTTTTAGGTGCTGCCGGTGCGGTTGAAGCTATCGCGTCGATACTGGCGTTGAAAAACGGCATCATCCCTCCAACCATTAATCACTTTACTGATGATCCTGCTTTTGATCCTAAGATCAATTTCACTTTCAATACCGCTCAAAAACGCGATATAAGGATGGTTCAGAGCAACGGATTTGGTTTTGGCGGCCACAATGCTTCTGTAATATTTAAAAAGTACGAAGATTAA
- the rnc gene encoding ribonuclease III has protein sequence MPISRFYKLYLSPNRKYVKILKNLLGFVPGNLSLYRMAFRHKSVAQNIKKGVKNSNERLEFLGDAVLGSVIAEVLFKLYPFEDEGFLTELRSKIVSRVNLNALGKKLGFDKLIEYDNRMLNSSRQGSLLGDAFEALIGAVYLDKGYDFTKNFLINHIIKPHIDIHKLEQTETNFKSKLIEWCQRHGRDIIFELVTNQDGESTKLFTVQANIDGEVMGSGKEFSKKNAEKLAAEKACEALGI, from the coding sequence ATGCCTATAAGTCGGTTCTACAAACTATACCTGTCCCCTAACCGGAAATATGTTAAAATATTAAAGAATTTGCTCGGCTTCGTGCCGGGCAATTTGTCTTTATACCGAATGGCCTTTCGCCACAAATCGGTTGCGCAAAACATTAAGAAGGGGGTAAAGAACAGCAACGAACGCCTGGAGTTTCTGGGTGATGCCGTGCTGGGCAGCGTTATTGCCGAAGTATTATTCAAATTATACCCTTTTGAGGACGAGGGTTTCCTCACCGAATTGCGCTCAAAAATTGTAAGCCGCGTAAACCTCAACGCGCTTGGCAAAAAACTTGGTTTCGATAAACTGATTGAATATGATAACCGCATGCTTAACTCAAGCAGGCAGGGATCATTACTGGGCGACGCCTTTGAAGCCCTTATTGGTGCCGTATACCTTGATAAAGGGTACGATTTTACCAAAAACTTCCTGATTAACCACATCATTAAACCCCATATTGATATCCACAAGCTTGAGCAAACGGAAACCAATTTCAAAAGCAAGCTTATTGAATGGTGCCAGCGCCACGGCCGCGATATCATTTTTGAACTGGTAACCAACCAGGACGGCGAAAGTACTAAACTTTTCACCGTACAAGCCAATATTGATGGCGAAGTAATGGGATCTGGCAAAGAATTCAGCAAAAAGAATGCTGAGAAACTGGCAGCTGAGAAAGCTTGTGAGGCTTTGGGGATATAA
- the gldD gene encoding gliding motility lipoprotein GldD produces the protein MKYAALVIVTLLLLAACGGNHDYSPKPRGFYRIMFPKKEYQEYTAGCPYTFTYPKYAVIEPDKKAGAKPCWVNMQFPQFKATLHLSYQPVTSKKEFNELVEDARTFAFKHTVKATSIDEGIIHYADKKVYGIYYTIDGNAASSAQFFLTDSTQNYIRGALYFNSEPRLDSIQPVLNFIKQDIAVMIKSFKWR, from the coding sequence ATGAAATATGCAGCTTTAGTAATTGTGACCTTATTGCTTTTAGCAGCATGCGGTGGCAATCATGACTATTCGCCAAAGCCGCGGGGCTTTTACCGCATTATGTTCCCTAAAAAGGAATACCAGGAATATACCGCCGGTTGCCCCTATACTTTTACTTATCCCAAATATGCAGTTATTGAGCCCGATAAAAAGGCCGGGGCCAAGCCCTGCTGGGTTAACATGCAGTTTCCGCAGTTTAAAGCTACCCTGCATTTAAGCTATCAGCCGGTTACTTCAAAAAAAGAGTTTAACGAACTGGTGGAAGATGCCCGCACTTTTGCGTTTAAACATACTGTAAAGGCCACATCAATTGATGAAGGCATTATTCATTATGCCGATAAAAAGGTTTACGGCATTTACTACACCATTGATGGTAACGCAGCTTCATCGGCACAGTTTTTTCTTACCGATAGTACTCAAAACTACATCCGCGGCGCGCTGTACTTCAATAGCGAACCGAGGCTTGATTCGATCCAGCCCGTGCTTAATTTTATTAAGCAGGATATAGCCGTGATGATTAAAAGTTTTAAGTGGAGATAA
- a CDS encoding IPExxxVDY family protein — MILNRKFLKFEIDFDFVLIAVTTSLKDYRICYLINKYLNFDFVKVDDLEVDIYQGSEPVLFSLYRYSWETTETDFYFIGNKGSDGYLVPEIKSADYFLMIRNYIDDNELDTIVSSLNKIPEVVAAVKIDPKKIKSRENLLF; from the coding sequence ATGATTTTGAACAGGAAATTTTTAAAGTTTGAGATCGATTTTGATTTTGTGCTCATCGCGGTAACAACTTCACTTAAAGATTACCGCATTTGTTATCTTATCAACAAATATTTAAATTTTGATTTTGTTAAGGTTGATGACCTGGAAGTTGATATTTACCAGGGCAGCGAGCCTGTTTTATTCTCATTATACCGCTACAGTTGGGAAACTACCGAAACAGATTTTTATTTTATAGGTAATAAAGGATCAGATGGTTACCTTGTACCCGAAATAAAAAGTGCCGATTATTTTTTAATGATTCGTAACTATATAGATGATAATGAGCTTGATACAATAGTGTCATCCCTCAATAAAATACCCGAAGTGGTTGCGGCCGTAAAGATTGATCCAAAAAAAATAAAATCACGGGAAAATCTGTTATTTTAG
- a CDS encoding shikimate dehydrogenase family protein has protein sequence MKHYGLTGFPLSHSFSKKFFTEKFEAEGITDCRYDLYPIEHIKDLQDLLDEHPDIKGLNVTIPHKINVLPYLDWIEHDARTAGAVNCIRVTAESPIEAAFSGEIGVKDHDFRLEGYNTDIYGFEQSLKPLIGDGNDDALVLGDGGAAKAVKCVLENLGISYKVVTRKPTHQPDNILFKDLKPHHIMHHKIIINTTPLGTYPNVDECPPIPYDYIEDGHVLYDLIYNPEETMFLREGRLRGAVTKNGYEMLVLQAEKSWEIWTSKEKHP, from the coding sequence ATGAAACACTACGGACTTACAGGATTTCCGCTCTCGCACTCGTTTTCGAAAAAGTTTTTTACCGAAAAGTTTGAGGCCGAGGGCATTACCGACTGTCGCTATGATCTTTACCCCATAGAACATATTAAAGACCTGCAGGACCTGCTTGACGAGCATCCCGATATTAAAGGCCTGAACGTTACCATCCCCCATAAAATAAATGTACTGCCCTACCTGGATTGGATTGAGCACGATGCCCGTACAGCAGGTGCCGTTAACTGTATCCGTGTAACCGCCGAGAGCCCGATAGAGGCTGCTTTTTCGGGCGAGATAGGAGTAAAAGATCACGATTTCAGGCTGGAAGGTTACAATACCGATATTTATGGCTTTGAGCAATCATTAAAACCCCTGATAGGCGATGGAAACGACGATGCCCTGGTGTTGGGCGACGGCGGAGCTGCAAAGGCGGTAAAGTGTGTGCTTGAAAACTTAGGCATCAGTTATAAAGTGGTAACACGCAAACCCACGCATCAGCCGGATAATATCCTGTTTAAGGATTTGAAGCCGCACCACATCATGCATCATAAAATTATTATCAACACCACGCCGCTGGGCACCTATCCCAATGTTGATGAATGCCCGCCCATACCTTATGATTATATTGAAGATGGGCATGTACTGTATGATTTGATTTATAACCCCGAAGAAACCATGTTTTTACGGGAAGGCCGTTTGCGCGGAGCTGTTACCAAAAACGGTTACGAAATGCTGGTGCTGCAGGCCGAAAAATCATGGGAGATCTGGACCTCAAAAGAAAAGCATCCATGA
- a CDS encoding vitamin B12-dependent ribonucleotide reductase: protein MAKNITKKASASEGKGLKTQRYFSREGTSVYDLFKYEKRSSVIRNPSGDAVFEMNDVEVPAGWSQVATDILAQKYFRKAGVPQPDGTTGSEKSIKQVAHRMANCWKDWGMRYGYFATPKDAEIFYDEIVYTIVGQQAAPNSPQWFNTGLHTSYGITGKPQGHYFVDPVTEQLSKSTSAYERPQPHACFILSVDDDLVNEGGIMDLWVREARIFKYGSGVGTNYSKIRGESEKLSGGGYSSGLMSFLKIGDRAAGAIKSGGTTRRAAKMVCLDLDHPEIEGFVNWKVEEEKKVAALIAAGYSSDYEGEAYRTVSGQNSNNSVRIPNSFFTALKTGSAWNLISRMSGKTVKSISSQKLWDDIAFAAWACADPGVQFDSTINEWHTCPEGGRINASNPCSEYMFLDNTACNLASINLAHFFNPQTRVFDVKGFEHACRMWTIVLEISVLMAQFPSKEVAQLSYDYRTLGLGYANLGSALMVSGIAYDSDEARAIGGAITAIMTGTAYATSAEIARELGAFSRYNDNREHMMRVMRNHRYAAYNSTENFEGLEITPPGIDQKICPDYLLSAACNAWDRAVEMGEKYGYRNAQTTVIAPTGTIGLVMDCDTTGIEPDFALVKFKKLSGGGYFKIINQAVPEALRNLGYQEHEVTAIVNYAKGAATLKGAPHINLDTLKAKGFTDDEVEKVEKGLASAFEISFAFNVWSLGEECLKRMGLTAEQYNAPDFNLLRAIGFSKKQIAEANEYICGTMTIEGAPYLKLQHYPIFDCANKCGTKGERYIHAHGHIKMMAAAQPFLSGAISKTINLPNEARVDEIKDCYELSWKLGLKANALYRDGCKLSQPLSTKSDVKEEADDKLDTVEEVLGEAANVKLADLTPEQVIEAAMAIMEKSKDTAFMRQLSRVVEKKNLPYKRRGFTQKANIGGQNVFVRTGEYEDGTLGEIFVDMHKEGATFRSLMNCFAIAVSVGLQYGVPLEEYVEKFTFTRFEPAGMVIGHPNIKSATSIIDYIFRMLGYEYQNRTDLVHVITEANGTLGNPQMDDADFNTDETNVYTPSSTGNQVYADNAVNIQRKGLSFDVSMGVQSDAPSCNVCGHTTVRSGTCYKCLNCGNSMGCS from the coding sequence ATGGCTAAAAACATTACCAAAAAAGCCTCCGCAAGCGAAGGAAAGGGACTCAAAACACAACGCTATTTCAGCAGGGAAGGCACAAGCGTTTATGACCTGTTTAAGTATGAAAAACGATCGTCGGTAATCCGCAACCCCTCGGGCGATGCCGTATTTGAGATGAATGATGTAGAGGTACCGGCGGGCTGGTCGCAGGTGGCAACGGATATCTTAGCTCAAAAATATTTCCGCAAGGCTGGTGTGCCACAGCCCGATGGTACAACCGGATCAGAAAAAAGCATTAAGCAGGTTGCCCACCGTATGGCCAATTGCTGGAAGGATTGGGGCATGCGCTATGGTTACTTCGCTACGCCAAAAGATGCCGAAATATTTTATGATGAAATTGTTTATACCATTGTTGGGCAGCAGGCTGCGCCAAACTCGCCGCAGTGGTTCAATACCGGTTTACATACCTCGTACGGTATTACAGGCAAGCCGCAGGGCCATTATTTTGTTGATCCGGTTACCGAACAGTTAAGCAAATCAACATCGGCTTATGAGCGGCCGCAGCCGCATGCCTGCTTCATCCTTTCGGTTGATGACGATTTGGTAAACGAGGGCGGCATTATGGATCTGTGGGTACGTGAAGCCCGCATTTTTAAATACGGATCGGGCGTGGGCACCAACTATTCAAAAATCCGCGGCGAAAGTGAAAAACTATCCGGCGGCGGCTATTCATCAGGCCTGATGTCGTTCCTGAAAATTGGCGACAGGGCGGCCGGGGCCATCAAATCGGGCGGAACAACCCGCCGCGCGGCCAAAATGGTTTGCCTTGATCTGGATCATCCGGAGATAGAAGGTTTTGTAAACTGGAAGGTGGAGGAAGAAAAAAAAGTAGCTGCGTTGATAGCTGCCGGTTACTCGTCGGATTATGAGGGCGAAGCTTATCGCACCGTATCCGGGCAAAACTCCAACAATTCAGTACGCATTCCCAACAGCTTTTTCACCGCTTTAAAAACCGGTTCGGCCTGGAACTTAATCAGCCGCATGAGCGGCAAAACAGTTAAATCAATCTCATCACAAAAGTTATGGGATGATATAGCCTTTGCAGCCTGGGCCTGTGCCGATCCGGGTGTGCAGTTTGACAGCACCATTAATGAGTGGCACACCTGCCCCGAAGGCGGCCGCATCAATGCTTCCAACCCCTGCTCAGAATACATGTTTTTGGATAATACGGCCTGCAACCTCGCATCCATCAACCTTGCCCATTTCTTTAACCCGCAAACCCGCGTGTTTGATGTAAAGGGCTTTGAGCACGCCTGCCGCATGTGGACCATCGTATTGGAGATCTCGGTGCTGATGGCCCAGTTCCCATCAAAAGAAGTGGCACAGCTATCTTATGATTACCGCACACTGGGCCTCGGCTATGCCAACTTAGGCTCGGCCCTGATGGTAAGCGGCATTGCGTATGACAGCGATGAAGCCCGCGCCATTGGCGGTGCCATTACGGCTATCATGACTGGCACTGCTTATGCCACCTCGGCCGAGATAGCTCGCGAATTAGGCGCTTTTAGCCGGTATAATGATAACAGGGAGCACATGATGCGCGTAATGCGCAACCACCGATACGCGGCCTATAACTCGACAGAAAATTTTGAGGGTCTGGAAATAACCCCTCCGGGTATCGATCAAAAAATCTGCCCCGATTACCTGCTTTCGGCCGCTTGCAATGCCTGGGACAGGGCTGTAGAAATGGGCGAAAAATATGGCTACCGTAACGCCCAAACCACCGTTATTGCGCCAACCGGCACTATCGGCCTGGTGATGGATTGCGATACCACCGGCATCGAACCCGATTTTGCGCTGGTTAAATTTAAAAAACTATCGGGCGGCGGCTACTTCAAAATTATTAACCAGGCTGTGCCCGAAGCCCTGCGCAATTTAGGTTACCAGGAGCATGAAGTTACCGCCATAGTTAACTATGCTAAAGGAGCCGCAACCTTAAAAGGTGCACCGCATATCAACTTAGATACCCTCAAAGCCAAAGGTTTTACTGATGATGAGGTGGAAAAGGTAGAGAAAGGCCTGGCATCCGCTTTCGAGATCAGTTTCGCGTTTAATGTATGGTCATTAGGCGAAGAGTGTTTAAAACGCATGGGGTTAACGGCTGAGCAATATAATGCGCCTGATTTTAATTTACTCCGGGCTATCGGCTTCAGCAAAAAACAAATTGCCGAAGCTAACGAATACATCTGCGGTACCATGACCATTGAAGGTGCGCCGTACTTAAAATTACAGCACTACCCTATTTTTGATTGCGCCAACAAATGCGGCACCAAAGGCGAGCGTTATATCCATGCACATGGCCACATCAAAATGATGGCCGCCGCCCAGCCTTTTCTTTCGGGCGCTATCTCCAAAACCATCAACCTGCCAAACGAAGCCCGGGTTGATGAAATTAAAGATTGCTATGAGCTATCCTGGAAACTTGGCCTGAAAGCCAATGCGCTTTACCGCGATGGTTGTAAACTATCGCAGCCGCTCTCAACCAAATCGGATGTGAAAGAGGAAGCAGATGATAAGCTGGATACGGTTGAAGAGGTTTTAGGCGAGGCCGCCAACGTAAAACTGGCCGATCTAACACCCGAGCAGGTAATTGAAGCAGCCATGGCCATTATGGAAAAATCGAAGGATACGGCTTTTATGCGCCAGTTGTCGCGCGTGGTGGAAAAGAAAAACCTGCCGTACAAGCGCCGTGGTTTCACCCAAAAAGCCAACATAGGCGGTCAAAATGTTTTTGTGCGCACCGGCGAATACGAAGACGGTACCCTGGGCGAGATTTTTGTGGATATGCATAAAGAGGGGGCCACCTTCCGTTCGTTGATGAACTGTTTTGCCATTGCCGTTTCGGTTGGTTTGCAATATGGTGTGCCACTGGAAGAATATGTAGAGAAATTCACCTTTACCCGCTTTGAGCCGGCAGGCATGGTAATTGGCCACCCGAACATTAAGAGTGCCACATCCATCATCGATTATATTTTCAGAATGCTGGGCTATGAATACCAGAACCGTACCGACCTGGTGCATGTAATTACCGAGGCGAATGGCACGCTGGGCAACCCACAGATGGATGATGCCGATTTCAATACCGACGAGACAAATGTTTATACCCCATCATCTACCGGAAATCAGGTATATGCAGATAACGCTGTAAATATTCAAAGAAAAGGCCTATCTTTCGATGTTAGTATGGGTGTGCAGAGCGATGCGCCCAGCTGCAATGTTTGCGGGCATACCACCGTACGTTCGGGCACCTGTTACAAATGCCTTAACTGCGGCAACTCGATGGGTTGCTCGTAA
- a CDS encoding acyl carrier protein yields the protein MSDIASRVKAIIVEKLGVDESEVTPEASFTNDLGADSLDTVELIMEFEKEFNVAIPDDQAETIGTVGQAVAYLEKNVK from the coding sequence ATGTCTGATATCGCTTCAAGAGTAAAAGCTATTATCGTAGAAAAACTGGGTGTTGACGAAAGTGAAGTTACACCAGAAGCGAGTTTCACCAATGATCTTGGTGCCGACTCGTTAGACACCGTGGAATTAATCATGGAGTTTGAAAAAGAATTTAACGTGGCTATTCCTGACGATCAGGCTGAAACTATTGGTACTGTAGGCCAGGCTGTTGCTTACCTTGAAAAAAACGTTAAATAA